One Brassica napus cultivar Da-Ae chromosome C2, Da-Ae, whole genome shotgun sequence DNA window includes the following coding sequences:
- the LOC106385434 gene encoding uncharacterized protein LOC106385434 isoform X2 — MHEASLSVDLLKDSTTPTLSIALNDDESLYLSQCGSHRPRMTPPLSQWLLLVNGIERDGLNPSRRKMRTLLESGITRQKIATDDANDKGIRFLCHFS, encoded by the exons ATGCACGAAGCCTCTCTCTCGGTTGATCTTCTCAAGGATTCAACAACTCCGACTCTCTCTATTGCTCTCAACGATGATGAATCACTCTACCTCTCTCAGTGTGGCTCTCATCGACCAAGAATGACTCCGCCCCTCTCTCAGTGGCTCTTGTTGGTTAATGGAATCGAAAG AGATGGGTTAAATCCGAGTAGAAGAAAGATGAGAACTCTGCTGGAGAGTGGAATCACACGTCAGAAAATTGCGACTGATGACGCTAACGATAAAG GTATCAGATTTTTATGCCATTTCAGCTGA
- the LOC106351030 gene encoding transcription repressor OFP14-like, translating to MPNPVQQSVHGYLSKIKREAGKLQLSSSKSLSSSKKWVLSYKLHKKLSSLMNVRRPSKACRVNDDDHHQDPGQAATLSDIDRFLEENFKSLCIRDGGEEGEEDHHRRMTKKKEKRDQSSDDSSDTDEDDYYRHRFERTWGQAVYDSPKLPDPRRRTERLSPPPGSSEGTPSMYTTPEEEEERRSLRSNSSSLVLPENCIAVLRCTEEPQEDFRRSMVEMMESKLGGGEVDWDLMEELLFCYLDLNHKKSHKFILSAFVDLIISLRDKEKRVTRKSLEMSLTTRAARERLSKRSYASRN from the coding sequence atgccaaaCCCAGTGCAGCAATCGGTGCATGGTTACCTGTCAAAGATCAAAAGGGAGGCAGGAAAGCTGCAGTTGTCGTCGTCGAAATCATTGTCATCATCCAAGAAGTGGGTGCTTAGCTATAAGCTTCACAAAAAGCTCTCCTCCTTAATGAATGTAAGACGTCCCAGCAAGGCCTGCAGAGTCAACGACGACGACCACCACCAGGATCCCGGTCAGGCCGCCACCTTGTCCGATATCGACCGTTTTCTCGAGGAAAACTTCAAATCCCTCTGCATCAGAGATGGCGGCGAAGAGGGGGAGGAGGACCACCATCGGAGGATGACCAAAAAGAAGGAGAAAAGGGATCAGTCCTCGGATGACTCATCCGACACTGATGAAGACGACTACTATCGTCACAGATTCGAGAGGACATGGGGACAGGCGGTCTACGACTCCCCCAAACTGCCAGATCCGCGGAGGAGAACAGAGAGACTATCTCCACCACCTGGATCATCGGAAGGTACGCCCAGCATGTACACAacgccggaggaggaggaggagagacgGTCGTTGAGGTCCAACTCATCAAGCTTGGTGCTGCCTGAGAACTGCATCGCGGTGCTGAGATGCACTGAAGAGCCTCAGGAGGATTTCAGGAGGTCGATGGTGGAGATGATGGAGTCCAAGCTAGGAGGGGGCGAGGTGGACTGGGACTTGATGGAAGAGCTACTCTTCTGCTATCTCGATCTCAACCACAAGAAATCACACAAGTTCATACTCAGCGCATTCGTCGATCTCATCATCTCTCTCCGTGACAAGGAGAAGAGGGTCACCAGGAAAAGCCTTGAGATGTCGCTCACTACTCGCGCCGCCAGGGAGAGGCTTAGTAAGAGGAGCTATGCCTCTCGAAACTAG
- the LOC125582330 gene encoding uncharacterized mitochondrial protein AtMg00810-like produces MATFPPQHQVFLTNLDQNFIPKTYEEAMEDDEWRESVGDEMGAMERNDTWFESELPKGKKDVTSMLLFTIKYLANGKQERKKTRRGFVKSEPDHTLFTLTSKQGIVVILIYVDDIIITRSNKEGIISTKAFLKSSFDIKDLGKLRGRVAKSPLEEVYKVLREGEFEDTPFGDFKLYRRMVGKLIYLTITRPDIYWAGDRVDRRSTTGYCTFIGGNLVTWKSKKQNVVSCSSAEAEYRAMRS; encoded by the exons ATGGCAACCTTTCCTCCACAACACCAAGTTTTCTTAACCAATCTCGACCAAAACTTCATCCCAAAGacctatgaagaagcaatggaagatgatgaatggagagAATCAGTGGGAGATGAGATGGGTGCTATGGAAaggaatgatacatggtttgaatCGGAGCTACCTAAAGGCAAGAAAGATGTGACCAGCATGCTACTCTTCACCATCAAATACCTTGCTAATGGAAAACAagaaaggaagaagacaag AAGAGGGTTTGTAAAGTCAGAACCTGATCACACTCTATTCACTCTCACAAGCAAGCAAGGAATTGTGGTGATATTgatctatgtggatgatatcatcatcacaagaagcaacaaggaaggtaTCATCTCTACAAAAGCATTCCTTAAATCTAGctttgatattaaagatttaG GAAAGCTTAGAGGAAGAGTAGCTAAGTCACCACTTGAAGAAGTGTACaaagtcttgcgtgagggggagtttgAGGATACTCCATTTGGCGATTTCAAGCTCTATAGaaggatggttgggaagctaaTCTATCTCACCATTACAAGACCagacatct attgggctggtgatagagtaGACAGGAGGTCAACAACAGGCTATTGTACTTTCATCGGAGGCAACCTagtcacatggaagagcaagaagcaaaaTGTGgtatcatgttcaagtgcagaggcAGAGTATAGGGCAATGAGGAGCTAG
- the LOC106385434 gene encoding uncharacterized protein LOC106385434 isoform X1, translating to MHEASLSVDLLKDSTTPTLSIALNDDESLYLSQCGSHRPRMTPPLSQWLLLVNGIESLDLMLLLSALLMMDERRDGLNPSRRKMRTLLESGITRQKIATDDANDKGIRFLCHFS from the exons ATGCACGAAGCCTCTCTCTCGGTTGATCTTCTCAAGGATTCAACAACTCCGACTCTCTCTATTGCTCTCAACGATGATGAATCACTCTACCTCTCTCAGTGTGGCTCTCATCGACCAAGAATGACTCCGCCCCTCTCTCAGTGGCTCTTGTTGGTTAATGGAATCGAAAG TCTTGATTTGATGCTTTTGTTATCTGCACTCCTAATGATGGATGAGAGAAGAGATGGGTTAAATCCGAGTAGAAGAAAGATGAGAACTCTGCTGGAGAGTGGAATCACACGTCAGAAAATTGCGACTGATGACGCTAACGATAAAG GTATCAGATTTTTATGCCATTTCAGCTGA
- the LOC106388185 gene encoding uncharacterized protein LOC106388185: protein MFDGLFKPKFYTKCKYLVKITKTRVETVKRKKNSVCKYLKKDIVDLLNNSLDYNAYGRAEGLIEEKRRLSCYELLEQFCVCVASNVSLLQKSSKCPEECCEAISSLVYAAARVSEVPELRDLRSLFADRYGTNSLEQFVNPEFVERFKAEPPSKEMKVKLLQEIAIEYSIKWDAKSLEQRLYTPPPDEEPQKTKTKQNTPGKTRENRRSLSFHGRKDSLDSKSMSRRSEDDSMGTSESCVSGPDEEEEDDPENKPFYYRFIMPASYNNKPKIEKQESLPEKMTKSDLLPDDTDSPIAGRPKPRSVRRRLANPPPPEALGEDSVSSGSSKNMRSESMEKASGEGLRRMSRRTASWQANPSNNVPNFDEVAARVDALTRN from the exons ATGTTTGATGGTCTGTTTAAACCCAAATTCTATACGAAATG CAAGTACTTGGTCAAGATAACGAAAACAAGAGTGGAGACggtgaagagaaagaaaaactcTGTTTGCAAATATTTGAAGAAGGACATTGTCGATCTTCTCAACAACAGCCTCGATTACAATGCATACGGCAGG GCAGAAGGGCTTATTGAGGAGAAAAGGAGGTTGTCCTGTTATGAGTTGTTGGAGCAATTCTGCGTCTGTGTTGCATCCAACGTATCGCTCTTACAAAAATCCAG TAAATGCCCTGAGGAGTGTTGCGAGGCCATCTCATCCCTTGTATATGCGGCCGCTAGAGTCTCTGAAGTGCCTGAGCTTCGCGATCTCAGGTCTTTGTTTGCTGACAGATACGGGACTAACTCACTTGAACAGTTTGTGAACCCTGAG TTTGTGGAGAGATTCAAAGCGGAGCCCCCCTCTAAGGAAATGAAGGTAAAGCTGCTCCAGGAGATTGCCATAGAGTACTCCATCAAATGGGACGCCAAGTCTTTAGAACAGAGGCTCTACACACCACCTCCTGATGAAGAGcctcaaaaaacaaaaacaaagcaaaATACTCCTGGAAAGACGAGGGAAAACAGAAGAAGCCTTTcgtttcatggcagaaaagacTCTTTGGATAGCAAGTCCATGAGTAGAAGAAGCGAAGACGACTCCATGGGTACAAGCGAGAGTTGTGTCTCTGGCcctgatgaggaggaggaggatgatcCAGAAAACAAACCTTTCTACTACAGATTCATCATGCCTGCGTCTTACAACAATAAACCCAAAATCGAGAAgcaggaaagccttccagagAAAATGACCAAGTCTGATCTCTTGCCCGACGACACTG ACTCTCCTATTGCGGGGAGACCAAAGCCGAGATCAGTGAGAAGAAGATTGGCGAACCCGCCTCCCCCAGAAGCGCTTGGTGAAGATTCGGTGAGCAGTGGTAGTAGTAAGAACATGAGGTCAGAGTCGATGGAGAAAGCTAGCGGAGAGGGGTTAAGGAGGATGAGTCGTCGAACAGCATCGTGGCAGGCTAATCCCTCCAACAACGTCCCAAATTTTGATGAGGTCGCGGCTCGCGTAGATGCTCTCACACGAAactga
- the LOC106383959 gene encoding uncharacterized protein LOC106383959: MGFLDLEKHFAFYGAYHSNPINIVIHICLDKKSGFVAALMCFACWVGSSVFADRLGPSLAVKLAPPFEFALLVPRLVIGISVMITFVKSEESGFEETHIVESVSWDDLERNAASKTGGSSERHHSWRSHQHDSSRKDDKSPGDLYELWRQEQNIIAARLDEELKSRWELDELIEEQLSRYQSHYFKTMVSTSLKDVSNLLMPTWIPPHELAAVSWLGDWRPTSILDLPQK; this comes from the exons CAGCAACCCAATCAACATCGTAATCCACATCTGCTTGGATAAGAAATCTGGGTTCGTTGCGGCTCTCATGTGTTTCGCTTGCTGGGTCGGTTCCAGTGTCTTCGCTGATCGATTAGGACCTTCTCTTGCCGTAAAG CTAGCTCCACCTTTCGAGTTTGCATTGTTGGTTCCAAGACTTGTAATTGGTATTAGTGTTATGATCACGTTTGTGAAGAG TGAAGAGAGTGGATTTGAGGAAACCCACATTGTGGAATCAGTTTCATGGGATGATCTTGAGAGAAACGCTGCTAGTAAAACCGGTGGTTCTTCTGAAAGACATCACTCCTGGAGATCTCACCAGCACGACTCTTCTAGAAAAG ATGACAAATCACCTGGAGACTTGTACGAACTGTGGAGGCAAGAACAGAATATCATAGCTGCAAGACTAGACGAGGAGCTTAAATCCAGGTGGGAGCTTGATGAGCTGATTGAAGAACAGCTGAGCAGATACCAGTCGCATTACTTCAAGACCATGGTTTCAACCTCCTTGAAGGATGTCTCTAACCTTCTCATGCCCACCTGGATACCGCCTCATGAGCTGGCTGCTGTGTCCTGGCTTGGAGACTGGCGTCCCACTTCCATTCTTGACCTTCCACAGAAATAA